A stretch of the Longimicrobium terrae genome encodes the following:
- a CDS encoding NAD(P)/FAD-dependent oxidoreductase, with protein sequence MPYGGMYDAIVIGGGPAGLAGGLWLARYRRKVRIFDTEDPRNAVTWGVHGYLGLQDPPPAELRRIGKLQAVDAGAEYERCTVVSITGGKDEWMLETEDGRTFGARRILMATGLRDIKPEIEGLDDFYGSSIWHCPDCDGLSAADKNVGVIGWGRQIAAFCMYMLTWTDKLTILTDGHPAEIEDAAKRALERWNIPVREDVIERLEGKDGIVEQVVFADGSTQQFEAMFFHIASGPGSTFPADLGCQADEDGILEVDRDFETTVPGLYAAGDITPGSRLAMRAAADGIRAALGIHKSLIPDDRRLK encoded by the coding sequence ATGCCGTACGGCGGGATGTACGACGCAATCGTGATCGGCGGAGGCCCGGCGGGGCTGGCGGGCGGCCTCTGGCTGGCGCGCTACCGCCGCAAGGTTCGCATCTTTGACACGGAAGATCCCCGCAACGCCGTCACCTGGGGCGTGCACGGCTACCTGGGGCTGCAGGACCCGCCGCCGGCCGAACTGCGCCGCATCGGCAAGCTGCAGGCGGTGGACGCCGGCGCGGAATACGAGCGGTGCACCGTCGTCAGCATCACCGGCGGCAAGGACGAGTGGATGCTGGAAACGGAGGACGGCCGCACCTTTGGCGCCCGCCGCATCCTGATGGCGACCGGGCTGCGCGACATCAAGCCGGAAATCGAGGGGCTGGACGACTTCTACGGCAGCAGCATCTGGCACTGCCCGGACTGCGACGGATTGTCTGCCGCGGACAAGAACGTCGGCGTCATCGGCTGGGGGCGCCAGATCGCCGCGTTCTGCATGTACATGCTCACATGGACCGACAAGCTCACCATCCTCACCGACGGGCATCCGGCGGAGATCGAGGACGCGGCCAAGCGCGCGCTGGAGCGGTGGAACATCCCCGTGCGCGAGGACGTGATCGAGCGGCTGGAGGGCAAGGACGGGATCGTGGAGCAGGTGGTGTTCGCGGACGGCAGCACGCAGCAGTTCGAGGCGATGTTCTTTCACATCGCGTCCGGCCCCGGCTCCACCTTTCCCGCCGACCTGGGGTGCCAGGCGGACGAGGACGGGATTCTGGAAGTCGACCGGGATTTTGAGACCACGGTGCCGGGCCTGTACGCGGCGGGCGACATCACGCCGGGTTCGCGCCTGGCGATGCGCGCCGCGGCGGACGGAATCCGCGCCGCGCTGGGCATCCACAAATCCCTCATCCCCGACGACCGCCGCCTCAAGTAG